The following coding sequences are from one Terriglobales bacterium window:
- a CDS encoding DUF3857 domain-containing protein: protein MRSTAIFFFFVSATLLLAQELPTKPDPSKATQESPVQQENKAKTPLAPPAAAEKAADYSQQAFVIEKYVNKIRFENNGTSQREQIMRIRVQTQAGVQEFGQLHFPYNAANDKIEIVSVRVTKPNGAVSVAGPDSVQDLTAPVAREAPVYSDLHQKDLVVPGLAAGDVLEYDFKVNEFEPLAPGQFWWEQQFIDKVIVLDEQLQIDVPAGRALKMRTTGAQPVVTTAAGRATYVWKNKVLKVDDDDSASAKKNKKKKKQVDPDDDIPDVQLSTFQSWDEVGRWYSGLERDRVKPDQTIRAKAAELTASAKTDTDKIEALYDFVAPRYRYVGISFGVGRFQPHSADDVLNNRYGDCKDKHTLLASLLKGSGLEAYPVLIHHARKLDESVPSPSQFDHVITFVPLKSGLDKAGDMRGLWLDSTTEVAPFRMLVAAIRNKKALLIPPNAPAQIVTTPSDLPTANLQSLKVAAKINQIGKLDATYNYMVRGDAELAFRVAFRGTPETQWKRVIEYVNAYQGLTGDVTDVKVSDPSDTHHPLEFSYSLSQPNYLDWTTKTSQLAVPLPRLDMSWANLTDDDDDRTKPFEFAAAPLESHETIKIELPEGYNYRAPVPINLKRDYASYASDYKLEGQTITVSKDLALNSREIAANRGPDLRAFVRAVAADGNQSVFVESLSANSGSNIPSGMSADDLNDAGMAALKNQNLRAATELFRKVVELEPKHKDAWNNLGRSYLALGKYDDAIASFNKQIEINPFDEFAYNNVGLGYQSQQKYDQAIVAYKKQLEVNPLDQFAHGNLGSLYLEQKNYAEAVPELERAVQISPQNPGLEANLGRAYLNVNQPDKALAAFDKAVELAPAPGIWNNVAYELSTHRTHLDKALTYAESAISATEAGLRNVNADHVTLNDVGLVMSIGSYWDTLGWVYFQNNQLEKAKRYIEAAWLLDQHSEVGDHLGQLYEKLGRKQDAIRHYAMATTANHKVPEAEQHLKSLLPDAKLDVAELERARSELQVMRSVRLPWSNKNATGEFFLTFSAPISQDGKPLKPDQVKFVRGDEALRSYTAKLQTAAFPVQFPDDTPIKLVRRGVLTCTESTHQCQVVLMLPEDVRTVD, encoded by the coding sequence ATGCGTAGTACTGCTATTTTCTTCTTTTTCGTCAGCGCAACGCTGCTTCTAGCACAAGAACTTCCCACGAAACCAGATCCGAGCAAGGCGACGCAGGAATCCCCGGTCCAGCAGGAGAACAAGGCTAAGACGCCGCTTGCTCCGCCTGCTGCCGCGGAAAAGGCGGCCGATTATTCTCAGCAAGCTTTCGTGATCGAGAAGTATGTGAATAAGATTCGCTTCGAGAACAACGGCACCTCGCAGCGCGAGCAGATCATGCGAATTCGCGTGCAGACTCAGGCGGGTGTCCAGGAGTTTGGGCAGCTGCACTTTCCTTACAACGCAGCCAACGACAAGATCGAAATCGTATCGGTGAGGGTGACGAAGCCGAACGGCGCGGTGAGTGTTGCTGGTCCCGATTCGGTACAGGACTTAACCGCGCCTGTGGCTCGCGAAGCGCCGGTGTATAGCGACTTGCATCAGAAAGACCTCGTTGTGCCGGGACTCGCGGCGGGGGACGTCCTCGAATATGACTTCAAGGTCAACGAGTTTGAGCCTCTCGCGCCTGGCCAGTTCTGGTGGGAGCAGCAGTTTATCGACAAAGTGATCGTGCTCGACGAGCAATTGCAGATCGATGTGCCCGCTGGACGCGCGCTCAAGATGCGCACTACGGGCGCGCAACCTGTGGTCACAACCGCCGCAGGGCGCGCGACGTATGTGTGGAAGAACAAGGTGCTGAAGGTCGATGACGACGATTCGGCATCCGCAAAGAAGAACAAGAAAAAGAAGAAGCAGGTTGATCCGGATGACGACATCCCTGACGTGCAGTTGAGCACTTTCCAATCATGGGACGAGGTTGGACGCTGGTACAGCGGGCTGGAGCGCGATCGCGTGAAGCCCGACCAGACGATTCGCGCGAAAGCAGCGGAACTTACCGCCTCGGCGAAAACCGATACCGACAAGATCGAGGCGCTATACGACTTCGTCGCACCGCGCTATCGCTATGTTGGCATCTCGTTTGGTGTGGGACGTTTTCAGCCGCACTCGGCGGATGATGTCCTGAACAATCGCTACGGCGACTGCAAAGACAAACACACGTTGCTGGCATCGCTCCTCAAAGGAAGTGGGCTGGAGGCTTATCCGGTTCTGATTCATCATGCGCGCAAGCTCGATGAGAGCGTGCCCTCGCCGTCGCAGTTCGATCACGTCATTACCTTTGTGCCTTTGAAATCCGGGTTGGATAAAGCGGGGGACATGCGCGGCCTGTGGCTCGATTCCACCACAGAGGTTGCGCCGTTCCGCATGTTGGTTGCAGCTATTCGCAACAAGAAGGCTCTGCTGATCCCTCCGAATGCACCGGCGCAGATTGTGACCACACCTTCCGACCTCCCAACGGCCAATCTTCAGTCGCTCAAGGTGGCAGCCAAGATCAATCAAATCGGAAAGCTGGACGCAACGTACAACTACATGGTTCGCGGTGACGCGGAACTTGCTTTCCGAGTCGCGTTTCGTGGCACTCCGGAGACGCAATGGAAGCGCGTGATTGAGTACGTCAATGCCTACCAAGGGCTCACGGGAGACGTGACGGATGTGAAGGTGAGCGATCCCTCTGATACTCATCATCCGCTGGAGTTCAGCTACTCACTCTCGCAGCCGAATTATCTCGACTGGACAACGAAAACTTCGCAGCTCGCGGTGCCTCTGCCGCGACTCGACATGAGTTGGGCGAACCTCACCGATGACGATGACGATCGCACAAAGCCTTTCGAGTTCGCTGCTGCGCCTCTTGAGTCTCACGAGACGATAAAGATCGAGCTGCCCGAGGGCTACAACTATCGCGCTCCTGTGCCAATCAACCTGAAGCGCGATTATGCGAGTTACGCTTCGGACTACAAGCTTGAGGGGCAAACGATTACGGTCAGCAAGGATCTCGCGCTCAACTCGCGCGAGATCGCCGCGAATCGCGGGCCTGATCTGCGCGCGTTCGTTCGTGCCGTGGCTGCGGACGGAAATCAGAGCGTTTTCGTCGAGAGTCTGTCGGCAAACTCGGGATCGAACATTCCCAGCGGAATGTCGGCCGACGATCTGAACGACGCCGGCATGGCGGCGCTCAAGAATCAGAATCTGCGGGCTGCGACTGAACTGTTCAGGAAAGTTGTCGAACTTGAGCCAAAGCACAAGGATGCCTGGAACAATCTTGGCCGCTCTTATCTGGCGCTCGGCAAATACGACGATGCGATTGCGTCCTTCAATAAGCAGATCGAGATCAATCCGTTCGACGAATTTGCGTACAACAATGTTGGCCTTGGCTATCAGTCGCAGCAGAAATATGACCAGGCCATTGTCGCGTACAAGAAACAGCTTGAGGTCAATCCACTCGACCAGTTTGCGCACGGAAATCTGGGTTCGCTGTACCTTGAGCAGAAGAACTATGCCGAGGCGGTTCCCGAATTAGAACGCGCAGTACAGATCTCGCCTCAGAATCCGGGGCTCGAAGCGAACCTCGGCCGCGCGTATCTCAACGTAAACCAGCCTGACAAAGCTCTCGCTGCCTTCGACAAAGCCGTGGAGCTGGCTCCCGCGCCGGGCATTTGGAACAACGTCGCCTACGAACTTTCGACCCACCGCACTCATCTGGACAAGGCACTCACCTATGCCGAATCGGCAATTTCCGCCACTGAGGCCGGGCTGCGGAATGTGAACGCCGATCACGTTACTCTGAACGATGTGGGCCTGGTGATGAGCATTGGCAGCTATTGGGACACGCTGGGATGGGTGTACTTCCAAAATAACCAACTGGAGAAGGCCAAACGGTACATCGAGGCGGCGTGGCTGCTCGACCAACACTCGGAGGTCGGGGATCACCTTGGGCAGCTCTACGAAAAACTTGGCCGTAAACAGGACGCGATCCGCCATTATGCGATGGCAACCACCGCCAATCACAAGGTGCCAGAAGCGGAACAGCATCTCAAGTCTCTGCTGCCGGATGCAAAACTGGATGTCGCTGAGTTAGAGCGCGCCCGCAGTGAGCTGCAAGTGATGCGAAGTGTGCGTTTGCCATGGTCGAATAAAAACGCGACTGGCGAGTTCTTTCTTACGTTCAGCGCGCCGATTTCCCAGGATGGGAAACCATTAAAGCCCGATCAAGTGAAGTTCGTGCGCGGCGATGAGGCGTTGCGCAGCTACACCGCAAAGCTGCAAACGGCTGCCTTTCCAGTGCAATTTCCAGACGACACACCGATCAAGCTAGTCCGCCGAGGCGTACTGACCTGTACCGAGAGCACACATCAGTGCCAAGTCGTGCTGATGTTGCCGGAAGATGTTAGGACTGTGGACTGA
- a CDS encoding DUF4197 domain-containing protein, with the protein MKKWFGIGALCALLTVFCVAQSPWDQIRQKAATAAKAAGGNRGLSNDKIVAGLKEALTVSTRNAVASTGRVDGFLKNEAIRILLPEKLRNVSSGLRVIGMGSQVDSLEVGMNRAAEQAAPAAKQIFINAVTRMSFADARQILSGGDTAATEYFKRQSSDQLTEAFAPLVHQAMENVGVVRQYNQFMRNPMAARVANSQRFNLDEYVVGKTMDGLFYVMAEEEKKIRKDPMAQTTSLLREVFGRKQ; encoded by the coding sequence ATGAAAAAATGGTTCGGCATCGGCGCACTTTGCGCGTTACTAACTGTCTTTTGCGTTGCCCAGTCACCCTGGGATCAGATCCGGCAAAAGGCAGCGACCGCTGCTAAAGCCGCCGGCGGCAATCGGGGATTATCAAACGACAAGATCGTTGCCGGCCTCAAAGAAGCGCTCACGGTGAGCACTCGAAACGCCGTAGCTTCGACGGGACGCGTCGATGGCTTTCTTAAAAACGAGGCGATCAGGATTCTATTGCCGGAAAAACTTCGCAACGTAAGCAGCGGCTTGCGCGTCATAGGCATGGGCTCGCAGGTAGATTCGCTCGAAGTTGGCATGAATCGCGCCGCCGAGCAGGCCGCGCCCGCAGCAAAGCAGATCTTCATCAACGCCGTGACGAGGATGTCGTTCGCCGACGCCCGCCAGATCCTCTCCGGCGGCGACACCGCCGCAACCGAATACTTCAAACGCCAAAGCTCAGACCAGCTGACCGAAGCCTTCGCGCCCCTGGTTCACCAAGCCATGGAGAATGTTGGAGTCGTGCGGCAATACAACCAGTTCATGCGCAATCCCATGGCCGCACGCGTCGCCAATTCACAGCGATTCAACTTGGACGAGTACGTCGTAGGCAAGACCATGGACGGCCTCTTCTACGTGATGGCGGAAGAGGAAAAGAAGATCCGCAAGGATCCCATGGCGCAGACAACGTCATTGCTGCGCGAAGTGTTCGGCAGGAAGCAGTAA
- a CDS encoding TolC family protein, protein MTKRFCFSALILCLCASAWTLAQTTSPQLPDVVRLTLHDAEQLGLKNNPQISVAKLLTLAQHQVTRETRSAELPSATANLTAVDAHEGTRITAGVLNNPSVFQRAGAGVTIGQLITDFGRTQNLVASAGLREKAQEQSELATAADVTLAVDRAFYGALSAQAELLVAQQTVNARQSTADQVEALAKNKLRSDLDLSFANVNLAQAKLLLLDSQNQKDGAFADLNEILGFEKQATYVLEDRTPCSSRGCFSASCAGSQPDAPSACVPKPPDNQEDLVQQALRSRPDLAAIDDQWQAQQRFARAEHELNRPSISALGAVGGTPVRADQITTSWYGGVGVNMSIPIFNGFLFSGRAHEADLRAGALQQQTRDLRDRIARDVRVTWLEANTAYQRVSVTAQLLQQASLALDLAQTRYNLGLSSIVELSQAQLQQTDAQIGNTNARYAYLSTLSVLRYQVGQ, encoded by the coding sequence ATGACAAAACGCTTTTGTTTTTCCGCGCTGATCTTGTGCTTATGCGCGTCGGCTTGGACATTGGCGCAAACCACATCTCCCCAACTTCCAGACGTAGTCCGCCTCACTCTCCACGACGCTGAACAATTAGGACTGAAGAACAATCCGCAGATCAGCGTCGCCAAGCTGCTGACGCTCGCGCAGCACCAGGTCACACGCGAAACGCGTTCCGCCGAGCTGCCGTCAGCCACCGCGAACCTCACCGCAGTGGACGCCCACGAGGGCACGCGCATCACCGCCGGCGTCCTCAATAATCCCAGCGTCTTTCAGCGCGCCGGCGCCGGCGTCACCATCGGACAACTGATCACCGACTTCGGCCGCACCCAAAACCTGGTAGCCTCCGCCGGATTGCGAGAGAAGGCGCAAGAACAATCCGAGCTAGCCACAGCCGCCGACGTAACCCTCGCCGTCGATCGAGCCTTCTATGGAGCTCTAAGCGCACAAGCCGAACTGCTAGTCGCTCAGCAGACAGTCAACGCCCGCCAGTCCACGGCCGACCAAGTTGAGGCACTGGCCAAAAACAAACTGCGCTCCGACCTCGATCTCAGCTTTGCCAACGTCAATCTCGCCCAAGCCAAACTTTTGCTTCTGGACTCCCAGAACCAGAAGGACGGAGCCTTCGCCGATCTGAATGAGATCCTCGGATTCGAGAAGCAGGCGACATACGTGCTTGAGGACAGAACCCCCTGCAGTAGCCGGGGGTGCTTTTCTGCGTCGTGCGCGGGGAGTCAGCCGGACGCGCCGTCAGCCTGCGTCCCCAAGCCACCCGACAATCAGGAAGACCTGGTGCAGCAAGCATTAAGATCGCGTCCCGACCTGGCCGCGATCGACGATCAATGGCAAGCGCAGCAACGCTTCGCCCGGGCCGAGCACGAATTGAATCGCCCCAGCATAAGCGCGCTGGGCGCAGTCGGAGGAACCCCAGTGCGGGCCGACCAGATCACCACATCATGGTACGGCGGAGTCGGCGTCAACATGAGCATTCCCATCTTCAACGGATTCCTGTTCTCCGGGCGCGCCCACGAAGCCGATCTCCGCGCCGGAGCCCTCCAGCAGCAGACTCGCGACCTGCGCGACCGCATCGCCCGCGACGTCCGCGTCACCTGGCTCGAAGCAAACACCGCCTACCAGCGCGTAAGCGTAACCGCCCAGCTGCTGCAGCAGGCAAGCCTGGCCCTCGATCTAGCCCAAACGCGCTATAACCTCGGCCTGAGTTCCATCGTGGAACTCAGCCAGGCCCAGCTCCAGCAAACTGATGCACAGATCGGGAATACGAATGCGAGATACGCATATCTTTCAACCTTGTCGGTGCTTAGGTATCAGGTGGGACAGTAA